The following is a genomic window from Prunus persica cultivar Lovell chromosome G7, Prunus_persica_NCBIv2, whole genome shotgun sequence.
ttctaattttccttcactttctctctATTTATCCATCCAAACACTTTCTTTCCGGGAAAGTCCAGGAAAATAATAACCTACTTAACCCCCTCATAATCACCATCTCGTACACTTTCGAGCTGAAGCCCTTTTGCCCACTAGAAATGAACAACAATTCCACCCAACTAAGCAATGGCCATGGCCGCCAAATTTCCAAGcccaacaaaaaaagcaaaaccaaGAAGCAGGGGATCAAAGTGGTTTACATCTCCAACCCAATGAAGGTGAGGACGAGTGCCTCAGAATTCAGGGCTCTGGTTCAAGAGCTCACTGGCCAAGACTCTGAGCTCCCGGACCCAGCTAGGTTTTTGGAGCACTCATCTGCAGAAGACAACAATTCGACGGCCCAGGTTGGTggacatcatcatcatgatgCATTGGATCTAGTGGTGGCTGATGCTGCTTCTCCTCCTGCTCAAGAGCAGCCTGCTGAGAGTTCGAGCTCAAATGTGAACACCCAATATCCTGATGATGAGCTTTATGATGATCTTTTTGTGCCTGAAATGATGGATAGCTTTGGGGGGTTTTTGCCCTCCAGTGTCTTGTATGGATCCTCTTAACTGCTCCTTTAGCTTAATGTTGATGTGTGTGCTTCAAAATTAAGCCACCCATATGCAATGtaatttggtaagtttttctttttctttttctttttctttttctttttcttttaatggaTTTACTAAGCTTATTTATAACTCTTGTgctgtttgttttgttgaatcTTAATTCtgctaattaattatttaattgtctatatatatatatatctatagtTCTacctgtcttttttttttaattgaatctAAATATATCCATGTATTTGTTGATAATGATAGTTTGTGGGATTTTGTtagaaatttaaacaaaagaacTAGGAGTTCAATAAATCACTTAGCTAGGTCTCAAATAAAAGCTTCACAGCCCTTCCAGTGCTGGCATGAAGATCAACACTGGAACTCACTCACTcagatatacatacatatataaatatatatatatatatatatatataatattgcaGTGCTTGGCTACTTGCATTCGTGTGGTGATGGATATACAGGCACTAGCTATTTGAGtttaccatatatatatttgtcgTTTACATATACTTTCCAAGGGTTCCTTTTTCTACTTTTGGCTTGTTGTGTGATTATATGGTTTATCAGCCTTAATCAATCCTTTTAATTTATGTACTATAAGGATGTTTTACATCATGAGCAGGAACCATAAAATTGATGCACCAACCAACACGCATGAAAGAAAATGTCTCTCTAATTAATCTGCAGAAAAGACAAGTAATTTTGAATTCAGTTCATGGATTAGAAACCACAGATTGATAACAGTGATAGGATGTAAATGGTCAT
Proteins encoded in this region:
- the LOC18770393 gene encoding sigma factor binding protein 1, chloroplastic; its protein translation is MNNNSTQLSNGHGRQISKPNKKSKTKKQGIKVVYISNPMKVRTSASEFRALVQELTGQDSELPDPARFLEHSSAEDNNSTAQVGGHHHHDALDLVVADAASPPAQEQPAESSSSNVNTQYPDDELYDDLFVPEMMDSFGGFLPSSVLYGSS